A single region of the Nicotiana sylvestris chromosome 6, ASM39365v2, whole genome shotgun sequence genome encodes:
- the LOC138871807 gene encoding uncharacterized protein codes for MVGGSSAPQATLLTQAPAQTRTFENKEVSLQEFLKLKSPKFIGFDNSADPQSFLDGTLKALRALECSNERVVEFAAYKLEDMAITWYETVLLGRPEGAAPLTWDEFTKFFKNHFLPDSLMQQYARDFERLVQTPDMDVSTYNTKFCKLAIYVPHLVPTKEARVQRFVDGLVGRLYTAVAPRMKTLSYSDVVDLARKIENKRREEHATSDLRKIPCL; via the exons atggtg GGAGGAAGTTCAGCTCCTCAAGCTACCTTACTGACACAAGCACCTGCACAAACTCGGACTTTTGAGAATAAAGAAGTATCCCTACAAGAGTTTTTGAAattgaaatcaccaaaattcaTAGGTTTCGATAATTCAGCAGATCCTCAAAGTTTCTTGGATGGGACACTTAAGGCATTACGTGCTCTTGAATGTTCTAATGAGAGAGTCGTGGAGTTCGCAGCATACAAACTAGAGGATATGGCCATCACATGGTATGAAACTGTATTGCTAGGAAGGCCAGAAGGAGCAGCACCACTGACATGGGACGAGTTCACTAAGTTCTTCAAGAATCATTTTCTTCCAGATAGTCTGATGCAACAATATGCTAGAGACTTTGAGAGATTGGTTCAGACTCCAGATATGGATGTGTCAACATATAACACTAAGTTCTGTAAGCTGGCTATATATGTTCCTCACTTAGTGCCTACCAAAGAAGCTCGAGttcagaggtttgttgatggattgGTTGGTCGTCTATACACTGCAGTAGCCCCACGGATGAAGACTTTATCCTACTCTGATGTAGTCGACCTTGCTAGAAAGATTGAAAATAAACGACGTGAGGAGCATGCAACTAGTGATTTACGtaagataccatgcctataa
- the LOC104221943 gene encoding uncharacterized protein, with product MIVESDGVLRMGDKLCIADVDELRHVVLEEAHNSKYTIHPGSTKMYHDLKQFYWWENRLTKSAHFLPVKTTYGGVSIQMASYKALYGRRCRSPIGWFEAGETNLLGPDLVQEAMDKVQLIRQRLLTAQSRQKAYADKRRRDLVFTIGDKVFLRVSPMKGVMRLGKKGKLSPRFMGPYEILDRVGVVAYRLTLPPELSFIHPVFHVSMLRKYIPDSTHMIEAPIIPLNEKLSYEEESMAIVDRQIRKLRSKEIVFVKVLWRNHTVEETTWVVEKDMQAKYPHLFQSIGTYLS from the exons ATGATTGTTGAAAGTGATGGTGTTCTTCGAATGGGTGACAAGCTATGTATAGCAGACGTAGATGAGTTGAGACATGTTGTTCTTGAAGAAGCCCACAACTCTAAATACACTATACATCCTGGATCCACAAAGATGTACCATGACCTGAAGCAATTTTATTGGTGGGAAA ATCGACTGACAAAATCAGCACACTTTTTGCCGGTGAAGACTACATATGGTGGAGTCAG tattcaaatggcatcgtacaaagcattgtatggtagaagatgtcgttctcctatcggatgGTTTGAAGCTGGTGAGACTAATTTATTGGGACCTGACCTAGTACAAGAAGCTATGGACAAGGTCCAGCTGATCAGACAGAGATTGCTTACAGCTCAAAGTAGACAAAAGGCTTATGCtgataagagaagaagagatttaGTGTTCACAATTGGGGACAAAGTGTTCCTTCGAGTCTcccctatgaaaggtgtgatgcggCTTGGGAAAaaaggcaagttgagccccaggTTTATGGGACCGTATGAGATACTAGACCGAGTGGGAGTTGTGGCTTATCGTTTGACACTTCCTCCTGAGTTGTCCTTTATTCATCCAGTGTTTCACGTCTCAATGCTAAGAAAATATATACCAGACTCAACTCATATGATTGAAGCACCGATTATACCACTCAATGAGAAGTTGTCTTACGAGGAGGAGTCAATGGCTATTGTTGATAGACAAATAAGAAAACTACGGTCAAAAGAAATTGTGTTCGTTAAAGTTCTATGGAGAAATCATACCGTTGAAGAAACTACTTGGGTAGTAGAAAAAGATATGCAAGCGAAGTATCCCCATTTGTTTCAGTCTATAGGTACGTACTTGAGTTAA
- the LOC138871808 gene encoding uncharacterized protein translates to MDVSTYNTKFCKLDIYAPHLVPTEEARVQRFVDGLVGRLYTAVAPQMKTLSYSDVVDLARKIENKGREERATSDLCKKAKTGGAFSGGFSENRRAGNQGQQQQQGSQTGTHMSSQSTYRPHYRQDNRDHHLLDITTHNISGATGRGNKGRGAGDCATVNQGQGNADRGILSVCSFDALALIDPGSTHSYESSYFALRFSRQPKLLNDPFLVSTPVGEYLLAEYVYRACQIRVEGRDTLADLIVLDMNDFDMLMGMDWLSSCYAIVVCHAKIVKFEIPNEPSFILRGSQVPEICKIVSFMKTQRLLKKGRLGLLAIVNDTRKETLQGAAHFSKIDLRSGYHQLRIKDEDISKTAFRTRYGHYEFLVMPFGLTNAPAAFMDLMNRVFKPFLDKFVIVFIDDILIYSRSQGEHEDHLRTVLQTLREHQLYAKFSKYEFWLDSVAFLGHVVSKDGTMALCAGFLQNSSATNQANIEKFKVSVDEGFRGLTIFCDASRVGLGCVLMQNGRIIAYASRQLKEHEQNYPIHDLEMAAVRDLNLRQCRWMELLIDYDCSILYHPRKVNVVTDALSRKSMGSLAHITPAKRLLAKDIQRLEDTGIRFSVGNSEALLTCAQAKSSLVERIKATQYEDER, encoded by the exons ATGGATGTGTCAACATATAACACTAAGTTCTGTAAGCTGGATATATATGCTCCTCACTTAGTGCCTACGGAAGAAGCTCGAGttcagaggtttgttgatggattgGTTGGTCGTCTATACACTGCAGTAGCCCCACAGATGAAGACTTTATCCTACTCTGATGTAGTCGACCTTGCTAGAAAGATTGAAAATAAGGGACGTGAGGAGCGTGCAACTAGTGATTTATGTAAGAAGGCCAAGACAGGAGGGGCTTTCAGTGGTGGTTTTAGTGAAAATAGAAGAGCAGGAAATcaaggacaacaacaacaacagggtTCTCAGACAGGGACACACATGTCTTCACAGTCCACATACAGACCACATTACAGACAAGATAATAGGGACCATCATCTTCTGGACATC ACTACTCATAATATTTCAGGTGCTACAGGTAGAGGAAATAAAGGTCGAGGTGCTGGAGACTGTGCTACTGTGAATCAAGGACAAGGGAATGCTGATAGAG GTATTCTTTCTGTCTGTTCATTTGATGCACTTGcattgattgatccgggatctactcaCTCCTATGAGTCATCGTACTTTGCTTTGAGATTTAGTAGACAACCTAAGCTATTGAATGATCCTTTTCTAGTTTCTACTCCTGTTGGAGAGTATTTGTTAGCTGAATACGTGTATCGTGCTTGTCAGATTAGGGTTGAGGGTAGAGATACTCTAGCTGACCTTATTGTACTTGATATGAATGACTTTGACATGctgatgggaatggattggttatcttcttgCTATGCTATAGTCGTTTGTCATGCAAAGATAGTTAAGTTTGAGATACCAAATGAACCTAGTTTTATTCTAAGAGGGAGTCAAGTTCCAGAGATTTGCAAAATTGTATCTTTTATGAAAACTCAACGACTTCTGAAGAAAGGTCGCTTGGGACTCTTAGCTATTGTAAATGATACAAGAAAGGAAACA TTACAAGGAGCTGCccacttttcaaagattgacctccgttctggttatcatcaacttagaatcaaagatgaagatatttctaagactgctttcagaactcgatacgggcactatgagtttcttgtgatgcCTTTCGGACTGACTAATGCTCCAGCagcattcatggatttaatgaataggGTGTTCAAGCCGTTTCTGGATAAATTtgtaatagtatttattgatgatatcctgatatattctCGTAGCCAAGGAGAACATGAGGATCATCTCAGGACTGTGTTGCAGACATTGCGAGAACATcagctttatgctaagttctcgaagtatgAATTCTGGCTAGACTCGGTAGCATTTCTAGGACATGTTGTGTCCAAAGATGGAACTATG GCGCTTTGTGCAGGATTTCTCCAGAATAGCAGCGCCACTAACCAAGCTAACATAGAAAAATTCAAAGTTTCAGTGGACGAAG GTTTTAGAGGATTAACAATATTCTGTGACGCTTCGAGGGTGGGATTAGGATGTGTTCTCATGCAAAATGGTCGcattattgcttatgcttcgagacaATTGAAAGAGCACGAGCAAAACTACCCTATACATGATTTGGAGATGGCTGCAGTG AGAGATCTAAATCTTCGGCAATGTCGTTGGATGGAACTACTCATAGACTATGATTgttctattttgtatcatcctagAAAAGTCAATGTGGTGACTGATGCATTGAGTAGAAaatctatggggagtttggcacatATAACCCCTGCAAAGAGACTTTTGGCCAAAGATATTCAGAGACTAGAAGATACAGGTATCAGATTTAGTGTCGGAAATTCAGAGGCATTGTTGACTTGTGCTCAGGCTAAGTCTTCATTAGTTGAGCGCATTAAGGCCACCCAATATGAGGATGAACGATGA